Proteins encoded by one window of Nicotiana tabacum cultivar K326 chromosome 10, ASM71507v2, whole genome shotgun sequence:
- the LOC107765458 gene encoding glycosyltransferase BC10-like isoform X2: MKNKGEDVDSPFSVAKDLPISLLRVILMLIIFVVGVVIGLSSTSHIKWYFTLQPQQIIIANNALANTMNQDSSGNCKKEDCLSMGSFFWPKVLIHGMSDDELFWRASLVPYKEEYLFKRVPKVAFMFLTRGDLPLLRLWERFFDGQDVNKYSIFVHSLPGYVLSVSNTSVFYKRQIPSQVEWGSVTLVDAERRLLANALLDFSNERFVLLSDSCIPLYSFPTVYKYLIGSIHSFVESYDDPSSYGRGRGRYNHHMQPDIKLSDWRKGSQWFEMNRKLAVRIVLDTKYYNIFRKYCTPTCYPDEHYIPTYIRLFYGPSNANRTVTYVDWSLGASHPATFSAVNITEGFIESLRNNGAACSYNSEKAHICYLFARMFDPSALKPLLNLSSKVLKF, encoded by the exons ATGAAGAATAAGGGAGAGGACGTAGACTCACCATTTTCAGTAGCAAAAGACTTACCAATTAGTCTTTTAAGGGTGATTTTAATGTTGATCATATTTGTAGTTGGGGTAGTAATTGGATTGTCTTCAACCTCACATATTAAATGGTACTTTACTTTGCAACCTCAGCAGATTATTATTGCAAATAATGCATTGGCTAATACAATGAACCAAGATAGTAGTGGCAATTGTAAAAAGGAGGATTGTTTAAGCATGGGAAGTTTCTTTTGGCCCAAAGTATTGATACATGGAATGTCGGACGATGAATTGTTTTGGAGAGCTTCATTGGTGCCTTACAAGGAAGAGTATCTATTTAAGAGAGTACCTAAAGTGGCTTTTATGTTCTTGACTAGGGGAGATCTACCATTGTTGCGATTGTGGGAGAGGTTCTTTGACGGGCAGGATGTGAACAAATACTCGATATTTGTTCATTCGCTCCCAGGATATGTGCTTAGTGTTTCCAATACCTCAGTTTTTTACAAGCGCCAGATCCCAAGTCAG GTTGAATGGGGATCTGTAACACTGGTTGATGCTGAGAGGCGACTTCTGGCCAATGCCCTGCTGGACTTCTCAAATGAGCGTTTCGTCCTTCTTTCTGATAGTTGCATTCCACTTTACAGTTTCCCAACTGTTTACAAGTATCTCATAGGGTCCATCCATAGTTTTGTTGAATCATATGATGATCCTTCTAGTTATGGGCGTGGGCGTGGGCGTTATAACCACCACATGCAACCTGATATCAAACTTTCTGATTGGAGAAAAGGATCGCAGTGGTTTGAGATGAACCGGAAACTGGCTGTCAGAATAGTTCTAGATACCAAATACTACAATATCTTCCGGAAGTATTGCACACCAACTTGCTACCCAGATGAGCACTATATTCCTACGTATATTCGATTGTTCTATGGACCTTCAAATGCAAACCGAACAGTGACATACGTTGATTGGTCATTAGGGGCCTCCCATCCTGCAACATTCAGCGCAGTTAATATCACTGAAGGTTTCATAGAATCTCTAAGGAATAATGGCGCGGCGTGTTCTTACAACTCAGAGAAGGCACATATCTGTTACCTCTTTGCCAGAATGTTTGATCCAAGTGCTCTAAAACCTTTACTGAACCTCTCCTCCAAAGtattgaaattttga
- the LOC107765458 gene encoding glycosyltransferase BC10-like isoform X1 → MKNKGEDVDSPFSVAKDLPISLLRVILMLIIFVVGVVIGLSSTSHIKWYFTLQPQQIIIANNALANTMNQDSSGNCKKEDCLSMGSFFWPKVLIHGMSDDELFWRASLVPYKEEYLFKRVPKVAFMFLTRGDLPLLRLWERFFDGQDVNKYSIFVHSLPGYVLSVSNTSVFYKRQIPSQQVEWGSVTLVDAERRLLANALLDFSNERFVLLSDSCIPLYSFPTVYKYLIGSIHSFVESYDDPSSYGRGRGRYNHHMQPDIKLSDWRKGSQWFEMNRKLAVRIVLDTKYYNIFRKYCTPTCYPDEHYIPTYIRLFYGPSNANRTVTYVDWSLGASHPATFSAVNITEGFIESLRNNGAACSYNSEKAHICYLFARMFDPSALKPLLNLSSKVLKF, encoded by the exons ATGAAGAATAAGGGAGAGGACGTAGACTCACCATTTTCAGTAGCAAAAGACTTACCAATTAGTCTTTTAAGGGTGATTTTAATGTTGATCATATTTGTAGTTGGGGTAGTAATTGGATTGTCTTCAACCTCACATATTAAATGGTACTTTACTTTGCAACCTCAGCAGATTATTATTGCAAATAATGCATTGGCTAATACAATGAACCAAGATAGTAGTGGCAATTGTAAAAAGGAGGATTGTTTAAGCATGGGAAGTTTCTTTTGGCCCAAAGTATTGATACATGGAATGTCGGACGATGAATTGTTTTGGAGAGCTTCATTGGTGCCTTACAAGGAAGAGTATCTATTTAAGAGAGTACCTAAAGTGGCTTTTATGTTCTTGACTAGGGGAGATCTACCATTGTTGCGATTGTGGGAGAGGTTCTTTGACGGGCAGGATGTGAACAAATACTCGATATTTGTTCATTCGCTCCCAGGATATGTGCTTAGTGTTTCCAATACCTCAGTTTTTTACAAGCGCCAGATCCCAAGTCAG CAGGTTGAATGGGGATCTGTAACACTGGTTGATGCTGAGAGGCGACTTCTGGCCAATGCCCTGCTGGACTTCTCAAATGAGCGTTTCGTCCTTCTTTCTGATAGTTGCATTCCACTTTACAGTTTCCCAACTGTTTACAAGTATCTCATAGGGTCCATCCATAGTTTTGTTGAATCATATGATGATCCTTCTAGTTATGGGCGTGGGCGTGGGCGTTATAACCACCACATGCAACCTGATATCAAACTTTCTGATTGGAGAAAAGGATCGCAGTGGTTTGAGATGAACCGGAAACTGGCTGTCAGAATAGTTCTAGATACCAAATACTACAATATCTTCCGGAAGTATTGCACACCAACTTGCTACCCAGATGAGCACTATATTCCTACGTATATTCGATTGTTCTATGGACCTTCAAATGCAAACCGAACAGTGACATACGTTGATTGGTCATTAGGGGCCTCCCATCCTGCAACATTCAGCGCAGTTAATATCACTGAAGGTTTCATAGAATCTCTAAGGAATAATGGCGCGGCGTGTTCTTACAACTCAGAGAAGGCACATATCTGTTACCTCTTTGCCAGAATGTTTGATCCAAGTGCTCTAAAACCTTTACTGAACCTCTCCTCCAAAGtattgaaattttga
- the LOC107765456 gene encoding uncharacterized protein LOC107765456 isoform X3, giving the protein MKPFSSVSLPDPKSRSCLCSIFITVALICAIYFTGNAFLAKDFRVFLGLGMNNSQQNAQCGTCEVRLRQQKETSHTSTKCKEKCRPFGSEALPEGIVSKTSNLEMRPLWGDVDKKSPNSVNLLAIAVGIKQKELVNSLIKKFLEHDFVVMLFHYDGVVDEWNDLEWSSHVIHVSAMNQTKWWFAKRFLHPDIVSEYDYIFLWDEDLGVESFHPDKYLSIVREEGLEISQPALDLGKSEVHHPITVRRRNSRVHRRFYRFKGSSRCDNNSTAPPCVGWVEMMAPVFSKAAWRCAWYMVQNDLIHAWGLDKKLGYCAQGDRTKKVGVIDAEYITHLGVPTLGGGNSDGNKSSKELADHSPQSKNTSNSEASATALYEKFDNRSLVRNRSSIEMKIFWERWVKASKEDECWVDPFQNQETEPHG; this is encoded by the exons ATGAAGCCTTTTAGCTCT GTTTCCCTTCCTGATCCTAAAAGTAGATCATGTCTCTGCAGCATCTTCATCACTGTTGCTTTGATTTGTGCTATTTACTTCACTGGAAACGCTTTTTTGGCCAAGGATTTCAGG GTGTTTTTAGGATTGGGAATGAACAACTCACAACAGAATGCACAATGTGGTACATGTGAG GTACGGTTAAGACAGCAAAAAGAAACGAGTCATACATCTACCAAATGCAAG GAAAAGTGCAGGCCATTTGGGAGTGAGGCGCTTCCTGAAGGAATTGTTTCGAAAACTTCGAACCTGGAAATGCGCCCTCTGTGGGGTGATGTTGAT AAGAAGTCGCCAAATTCAGTTAATTTATTGGCGATTGCAGTTGGAATAAAGCAAAAAGAGTTGGTGAACAGCCTCATTAAAAAG TTTCTTGAGCATGACTTTGTTGTGATGCTGTTTCACTATGATGGTGTTGTGGATGAATGGAACGATCTGGAATGGAGTAGCCATGTCATACATGTCTCTGCTATGAACCAAACAAAATG GTGGTTTGCGAAGAGGTTTCTACACCCTGACATAGTTTCTGAGTATGATTACATTTTCTTGTGGGATGAGGACCTTGGAGTTGAAAGCTTTCATCCAGACAA GTATCTATCTATTGTTAGAGAAGAAGGGTTGGAGATATCACAGCCTGCACTTGATCTTGGTAAATCAGAAGTTCATCATCCTATTACTGTACGCAGAAGGAACTCTAGAGTACACAG GAGGTTTTACAGGTTCAAAGGTTCCTCGAGGTGTGATAACAACAGTACAGCGCCTCCTTGTGTGGG GTGGGTGGAAATGATGGCTCCTGTATTCTCAAAAGCTGCCTGGCGTTGTGCTTGGTATATGGTCCAG AATGATTTGATCCATGCTTGGGGCCTGGATAAGAAGCTTGGTTATTGTGCACAG GGTGATCGTACAAAGAAAGTCGGCGTGATTGATGCAGAATACATAACTCATCTGGGTGTCCCTACACTAGGTGGTGGTAATTCAGATGGAAATAAG TCGAGCAAAGAACTGGCAGATCATTCTCCACAAAGCAAGAATACGTCCAATTCAGAAGCATCG GCAACTGCACTTTATGAGAAATTTGATAATAGATCCCTG GTTAGAAATCGATCCTCTATCGAAATGAAGATTTTCTGGGAAAGGTGGGTTAAAGCTAGCAAGGAAGATGAATGTTGGGTTGATCCATTTCAAAACCAAGAAACTGAACCTCATGGCTAG
- the LOC107765456 gene encoding uncharacterized protein LOC107765456 isoform X4, translating to MKPFSSVSLPDPKSRSCLCSIFITVALICAIYFTGNAFLAKDFRVFLGLGMNNSQQNAQCGTCEVRLRQQKETSHTSTKCKEKCRPFGSEALPEGIVSKTSNLEMRPLWGDVDKSPNSVNLLAIAVGIKQKELVNSLIKKFLEHDFVVMLFHYDGVVDEWNDLEWSSHVIHVSAMNQTKWWFAKRFLHPDIVSEYDYIFLWDEDLGVESFHPDKYLSIVREEGLEISQPALDLGKSEVHHPITVRRRNSRVHRRFYRFKGSSRCDNNSTAPPCVGWVEMMAPVFSKAAWRCAWYMVQNDLIHAWGLDKKLGYCAQGDRTKKVGVIDAEYITHLGVPTLGGGNSDGNKSSKELADHSPQSKNTSNSEASATALYEKFDNRSLVRNRSSIEMKIFWERWVKASKEDECWVDPFQNQETEPHG from the exons ATGAAGCCTTTTAGCTCT GTTTCCCTTCCTGATCCTAAAAGTAGATCATGTCTCTGCAGCATCTTCATCACTGTTGCTTTGATTTGTGCTATTTACTTCACTGGAAACGCTTTTTTGGCCAAGGATTTCAGG GTGTTTTTAGGATTGGGAATGAACAACTCACAACAGAATGCACAATGTGGTACATGTGAG GTACGGTTAAGACAGCAAAAAGAAACGAGTCATACATCTACCAAATGCAAG GAAAAGTGCAGGCCATTTGGGAGTGAGGCGCTTCCTGAAGGAATTGTTTCGAAAACTTCGAACCTGGAAATGCGCCCTCTGTGGGGTGATGTTGAT AAGTCGCCAAATTCAGTTAATTTATTGGCGATTGCAGTTGGAATAAAGCAAAAAGAGTTGGTGAACAGCCTCATTAAAAAG TTTCTTGAGCATGACTTTGTTGTGATGCTGTTTCACTATGATGGTGTTGTGGATGAATGGAACGATCTGGAATGGAGTAGCCATGTCATACATGTCTCTGCTATGAACCAAACAAAATG GTGGTTTGCGAAGAGGTTTCTACACCCTGACATAGTTTCTGAGTATGATTACATTTTCTTGTGGGATGAGGACCTTGGAGTTGAAAGCTTTCATCCAGACAA GTATCTATCTATTGTTAGAGAAGAAGGGTTGGAGATATCACAGCCTGCACTTGATCTTGGTAAATCAGAAGTTCATCATCCTATTACTGTACGCAGAAGGAACTCTAGAGTACACAG GAGGTTTTACAGGTTCAAAGGTTCCTCGAGGTGTGATAACAACAGTACAGCGCCTCCTTGTGTGGG GTGGGTGGAAATGATGGCTCCTGTATTCTCAAAAGCTGCCTGGCGTTGTGCTTGGTATATGGTCCAG AATGATTTGATCCATGCTTGGGGCCTGGATAAGAAGCTTGGTTATTGTGCACAG GGTGATCGTACAAAGAAAGTCGGCGTGATTGATGCAGAATACATAACTCATCTGGGTGTCCCTACACTAGGTGGTGGTAATTCAGATGGAAATAAG TCGAGCAAAGAACTGGCAGATCATTCTCCACAAAGCAAGAATACGTCCAATTCAGAAGCATCG GCAACTGCACTTTATGAGAAATTTGATAATAGATCCCTG GTTAGAAATCGATCCTCTATCGAAATGAAGATTTTCTGGGAAAGGTGGGTTAAAGCTAGCAAGGAAGATGAATGTTGGGTTGATCCATTTCAAAACCAAGAAACTGAACCTCATGGCTAG
- the LOC107765456 gene encoding uncharacterized protein LOC107765456 isoform X6 translates to MHNVVHVRLRQQKETSHTSTKCKEKCRPFGSEALPEGIVSKTSNLEMRPLWGDVDKKSPNSVNLLAIAVGIKQKELVNSLIKKFLEHDFVVMLFHYDGVVDEWNDLEWSSHVIHVSAMNQTKWWFAKRFLHPDIVSEYDYIFLWDEDLGVESFHPDKYLSIVREEGLEISQPALDLGKSEVHHPITVRRRNSRVHRRFYRFKGSSRCDNNSTAPPCVGWVEMMAPVFSKAAWRCAWYMVQNDLIHAWGLDKKLGYCAQGDRTKKVGVIDAEYITHLGVPTLGGGNSDGNKSSKELADHSPQSKNTSNSEASATALYEKFDNRSLVRNRSSIEMKIFWERWVKASKEDECWVDPFQNQETEPHG, encoded by the exons ATGCACAATGTGGTACAT GTACGGTTAAGACAGCAAAAAGAAACGAGTCATACATCTACCAAATGCAAG GAAAAGTGCAGGCCATTTGGGAGTGAGGCGCTTCCTGAAGGAATTGTTTCGAAAACTTCGAACCTGGAAATGCGCCCTCTGTGGGGTGATGTTGAT AAGAAGTCGCCAAATTCAGTTAATTTATTGGCGATTGCAGTTGGAATAAAGCAAAAAGAGTTGGTGAACAGCCTCATTAAAAAG TTTCTTGAGCATGACTTTGTTGTGATGCTGTTTCACTATGATGGTGTTGTGGATGAATGGAACGATCTGGAATGGAGTAGCCATGTCATACATGTCTCTGCTATGAACCAAACAAAATG GTGGTTTGCGAAGAGGTTTCTACACCCTGACATAGTTTCTGAGTATGATTACATTTTCTTGTGGGATGAGGACCTTGGAGTTGAAAGCTTTCATCCAGACAA GTATCTATCTATTGTTAGAGAAGAAGGGTTGGAGATATCACAGCCTGCACTTGATCTTGGTAAATCAGAAGTTCATCATCCTATTACTGTACGCAGAAGGAACTCTAGAGTACACAG GAGGTTTTACAGGTTCAAAGGTTCCTCGAGGTGTGATAACAACAGTACAGCGCCTCCTTGTGTGGG GTGGGTGGAAATGATGGCTCCTGTATTCTCAAAAGCTGCCTGGCGTTGTGCTTGGTATATGGTCCAG AATGATTTGATCCATGCTTGGGGCCTGGATAAGAAGCTTGGTTATTGTGCACAG GGTGATCGTACAAAGAAAGTCGGCGTGATTGATGCAGAATACATAACTCATCTGGGTGTCCCTACACTAGGTGGTGGTAATTCAGATGGAAATAAG TCGAGCAAAGAACTGGCAGATCATTCTCCACAAAGCAAGAATACGTCCAATTCAGAAGCATCG GCAACTGCACTTTATGAGAAATTTGATAATAGATCCCTG GTTAGAAATCGATCCTCTATCGAAATGAAGATTTTCTGGGAAAGGTGGGTTAAAGCTAGCAAGGAAGATGAATGTTGGGTTGATCCATTTCAAAACCAAGAAACTGAACCTCATGGCTAG
- the LOC107765456 gene encoding uncharacterized protein LOC107765456 isoform X2 has protein sequence MEDSFNIVKHLRLVLEVQPFSYLIAEILHLYLSRLPLVSLPDPKSRSCLCSIFITVALICAIYFTGNAFLAKDFRVFLGLGMNNSQQNAQCGTCEVRLRQQKETSHTSTKCKEKCRPFGSEALPEGIVSKTSNLEMRPLWGDVDKSPNSVNLLAIAVGIKQKELVNSLIKKFLEHDFVVMLFHYDGVVDEWNDLEWSSHVIHVSAMNQTKWWFAKRFLHPDIVSEYDYIFLWDEDLGVESFHPDKYLSIVREEGLEISQPALDLGKSEVHHPITVRRRNSRVHRRFYRFKGSSRCDNNSTAPPCVGWVEMMAPVFSKAAWRCAWYMVQNDLIHAWGLDKKLGYCAQGDRTKKVGVIDAEYITHLGVPTLGGGNSDGNKSSKELADHSPQSKNTSNSEASATALYEKFDNRSLVRNRSSIEMKIFWERWVKASKEDECWVDPFQNQETEPHG, from the exons ATGGAGGATTCGTTTAACATAGTCAAGCACCTACGGCTAGTACTAGAAGTACAACCATTCTCATATCTGATAGCAGAGATCCTCCATTTATACCTATCACGACTGCCACTG GTTTCCCTTCCTGATCCTAAAAGTAGATCATGTCTCTGCAGCATCTTCATCACTGTTGCTTTGATTTGTGCTATTTACTTCACTGGAAACGCTTTTTTGGCCAAGGATTTCAGG GTGTTTTTAGGATTGGGAATGAACAACTCACAACAGAATGCACAATGTGGTACATGTGAG GTACGGTTAAGACAGCAAAAAGAAACGAGTCATACATCTACCAAATGCAAG GAAAAGTGCAGGCCATTTGGGAGTGAGGCGCTTCCTGAAGGAATTGTTTCGAAAACTTCGAACCTGGAAATGCGCCCTCTGTGGGGTGATGTTGAT AAGTCGCCAAATTCAGTTAATTTATTGGCGATTGCAGTTGGAATAAAGCAAAAAGAGTTGGTGAACAGCCTCATTAAAAAG TTTCTTGAGCATGACTTTGTTGTGATGCTGTTTCACTATGATGGTGTTGTGGATGAATGGAACGATCTGGAATGGAGTAGCCATGTCATACATGTCTCTGCTATGAACCAAACAAAATG GTGGTTTGCGAAGAGGTTTCTACACCCTGACATAGTTTCTGAGTATGATTACATTTTCTTGTGGGATGAGGACCTTGGAGTTGAAAGCTTTCATCCAGACAA GTATCTATCTATTGTTAGAGAAGAAGGGTTGGAGATATCACAGCCTGCACTTGATCTTGGTAAATCAGAAGTTCATCATCCTATTACTGTACGCAGAAGGAACTCTAGAGTACACAG GAGGTTTTACAGGTTCAAAGGTTCCTCGAGGTGTGATAACAACAGTACAGCGCCTCCTTGTGTGGG GTGGGTGGAAATGATGGCTCCTGTATTCTCAAAAGCTGCCTGGCGTTGTGCTTGGTATATGGTCCAG AATGATTTGATCCATGCTTGGGGCCTGGATAAGAAGCTTGGTTATTGTGCACAG GGTGATCGTACAAAGAAAGTCGGCGTGATTGATGCAGAATACATAACTCATCTGGGTGTCCCTACACTAGGTGGTGGTAATTCAGATGGAAATAAG TCGAGCAAAGAACTGGCAGATCATTCTCCACAAAGCAAGAATACGTCCAATTCAGAAGCATCG GCAACTGCACTTTATGAGAAATTTGATAATAGATCCCTG GTTAGAAATCGATCCTCTATCGAAATGAAGATTTTCTGGGAAAGGTGGGTTAAAGCTAGCAAGGAAGATGAATGTTGGGTTGATCCATTTCAAAACCAAGAAACTGAACCTCATGGCTAG
- the LOC107765456 gene encoding uncharacterized protein LOC107765456 isoform X1, producing MEDSFNIVKHLRLVLEVQPFSYLIAEILHLYLSRLPLVSLPDPKSRSCLCSIFITVALICAIYFTGNAFLAKDFRVFLGLGMNNSQQNAQCGTCEVRLRQQKETSHTSTKCKEKCRPFGSEALPEGIVSKTSNLEMRPLWGDVDKKSPNSVNLLAIAVGIKQKELVNSLIKKFLEHDFVVMLFHYDGVVDEWNDLEWSSHVIHVSAMNQTKWWFAKRFLHPDIVSEYDYIFLWDEDLGVESFHPDKYLSIVREEGLEISQPALDLGKSEVHHPITVRRRNSRVHRRFYRFKGSSRCDNNSTAPPCVGWVEMMAPVFSKAAWRCAWYMVQNDLIHAWGLDKKLGYCAQGDRTKKVGVIDAEYITHLGVPTLGGGNSDGNKSSKELADHSPQSKNTSNSEASATALYEKFDNRSLVRNRSSIEMKIFWERWVKASKEDECWVDPFQNQETEPHG from the exons ATGGAGGATTCGTTTAACATAGTCAAGCACCTACGGCTAGTACTAGAAGTACAACCATTCTCATATCTGATAGCAGAGATCCTCCATTTATACCTATCACGACTGCCACTG GTTTCCCTTCCTGATCCTAAAAGTAGATCATGTCTCTGCAGCATCTTCATCACTGTTGCTTTGATTTGTGCTATTTACTTCACTGGAAACGCTTTTTTGGCCAAGGATTTCAGG GTGTTTTTAGGATTGGGAATGAACAACTCACAACAGAATGCACAATGTGGTACATGTGAG GTACGGTTAAGACAGCAAAAAGAAACGAGTCATACATCTACCAAATGCAAG GAAAAGTGCAGGCCATTTGGGAGTGAGGCGCTTCCTGAAGGAATTGTTTCGAAAACTTCGAACCTGGAAATGCGCCCTCTGTGGGGTGATGTTGAT AAGAAGTCGCCAAATTCAGTTAATTTATTGGCGATTGCAGTTGGAATAAAGCAAAAAGAGTTGGTGAACAGCCTCATTAAAAAG TTTCTTGAGCATGACTTTGTTGTGATGCTGTTTCACTATGATGGTGTTGTGGATGAATGGAACGATCTGGAATGGAGTAGCCATGTCATACATGTCTCTGCTATGAACCAAACAAAATG GTGGTTTGCGAAGAGGTTTCTACACCCTGACATAGTTTCTGAGTATGATTACATTTTCTTGTGGGATGAGGACCTTGGAGTTGAAAGCTTTCATCCAGACAA GTATCTATCTATTGTTAGAGAAGAAGGGTTGGAGATATCACAGCCTGCACTTGATCTTGGTAAATCAGAAGTTCATCATCCTATTACTGTACGCAGAAGGAACTCTAGAGTACACAG GAGGTTTTACAGGTTCAAAGGTTCCTCGAGGTGTGATAACAACAGTACAGCGCCTCCTTGTGTGGG GTGGGTGGAAATGATGGCTCCTGTATTCTCAAAAGCTGCCTGGCGTTGTGCTTGGTATATGGTCCAG AATGATTTGATCCATGCTTGGGGCCTGGATAAGAAGCTTGGTTATTGTGCACAG GGTGATCGTACAAAGAAAGTCGGCGTGATTGATGCAGAATACATAACTCATCTGGGTGTCCCTACACTAGGTGGTGGTAATTCAGATGGAAATAAG TCGAGCAAAGAACTGGCAGATCATTCTCCACAAAGCAAGAATACGTCCAATTCAGAAGCATCG GCAACTGCACTTTATGAGAAATTTGATAATAGATCCCTG GTTAGAAATCGATCCTCTATCGAAATGAAGATTTTCTGGGAAAGGTGGGTTAAAGCTAGCAAGGAAGATGAATGTTGGGTTGATCCATTTCAAAACCAAGAAACTGAACCTCATGGCTAG
- the LOC107765456 gene encoding uncharacterized protein LOC107765456 isoform X5, producing the protein MDSLLSCQCSMMSDGLWLLPLTLTFQDTVVRLRQQKETSHTSTKCKEKCRPFGSEALPEGIVSKTSNLEMRPLWGDVDKKSPNSVNLLAIAVGIKQKELVNSLIKKFLEHDFVVMLFHYDGVVDEWNDLEWSSHVIHVSAMNQTKWWFAKRFLHPDIVSEYDYIFLWDEDLGVESFHPDKYLSIVREEGLEISQPALDLGKSEVHHPITVRRRNSRVHRRFYRFKGSSRCDNNSTAPPCVGWVEMMAPVFSKAAWRCAWYMVQNDLIHAWGLDKKLGYCAQGDRTKKVGVIDAEYITHLGVPTLGGGNSDGNKSSKELADHSPQSKNTSNSEASATALYEKFDNRSLVRNRSSIEMKIFWERWVKASKEDECWVDPFQNQETEPHG; encoded by the exons ATGGATTCCCTTTTATCTTGTCAGTGTTCTATGATGTCAGATGGTCTCTGGTTGCTTCCTCTGACCTTGACTTTCCAAGACACCGTG GTACGGTTAAGACAGCAAAAAGAAACGAGTCATACATCTACCAAATGCAAG GAAAAGTGCAGGCCATTTGGGAGTGAGGCGCTTCCTGAAGGAATTGTTTCGAAAACTTCGAACCTGGAAATGCGCCCTCTGTGGGGTGATGTTGAT AAGAAGTCGCCAAATTCAGTTAATTTATTGGCGATTGCAGTTGGAATAAAGCAAAAAGAGTTGGTGAACAGCCTCATTAAAAAG TTTCTTGAGCATGACTTTGTTGTGATGCTGTTTCACTATGATGGTGTTGTGGATGAATGGAACGATCTGGAATGGAGTAGCCATGTCATACATGTCTCTGCTATGAACCAAACAAAATG GTGGTTTGCGAAGAGGTTTCTACACCCTGACATAGTTTCTGAGTATGATTACATTTTCTTGTGGGATGAGGACCTTGGAGTTGAAAGCTTTCATCCAGACAA GTATCTATCTATTGTTAGAGAAGAAGGGTTGGAGATATCACAGCCTGCACTTGATCTTGGTAAATCAGAAGTTCATCATCCTATTACTGTACGCAGAAGGAACTCTAGAGTACACAG GAGGTTTTACAGGTTCAAAGGTTCCTCGAGGTGTGATAACAACAGTACAGCGCCTCCTTGTGTGGG GTGGGTGGAAATGATGGCTCCTGTATTCTCAAAAGCTGCCTGGCGTTGTGCTTGGTATATGGTCCAG AATGATTTGATCCATGCTTGGGGCCTGGATAAGAAGCTTGGTTATTGTGCACAG GGTGATCGTACAAAGAAAGTCGGCGTGATTGATGCAGAATACATAACTCATCTGGGTGTCCCTACACTAGGTGGTGGTAATTCAGATGGAAATAAG TCGAGCAAAGAACTGGCAGATCATTCTCCACAAAGCAAGAATACGTCCAATTCAGAAGCATCG GCAACTGCACTTTATGAGAAATTTGATAATAGATCCCTG GTTAGAAATCGATCCTCTATCGAAATGAAGATTTTCTGGGAAAGGTGGGTTAAAGCTAGCAAGGAAGATGAATGTTGGGTTGATCCATTTCAAAACCAAGAAACTGAACCTCATGGCTAG